The Antarcticibacterium sp. 1MA-6-2 genome has a window encoding:
- a CDS encoding nucleotide sugar dehydrogenase, protein MEIKNICCIGAGYVGGPTMAVIAQKCPKIQVTVVDINEKRIAAWNDEDVNNIPIYEPGLSDIVKEARGRNLFFSTDVDGAIEKADMIFISVNTPTKTYGIGKGMAADLKYIELCARQIARVAKNDKIVIEKSTLPVRTAAALKEILDNTSNGVKFQILSNPEFLAEGTAVEDLMAPDRVLIGGDIDTAEGRDAMQALVKVYSSWVPRENILTTNVWSSELSKLTANAFLAQRVSSINAMSELCEKTGADVNEVAKAVGMDSRIGSKFLKSSVGFGGSCFQKDILNLVYISKSFGLNEVADYWEQVITMNDHQKRRFAAKIVQTLFNTVAGKKIAMLGWAFKKDTNDTRESAAIYVADYLLNEQAEIVVYDPKVRAEQIYADLDYLGTRSEAENRNLLKVVSTPQQACEEAHAIAVLTEWDEFKNLEWENIYKNMLKPAFLFDGRRLLNKKELDNLGFETFVIGN, encoded by the coding sequence ATGGAAATAAAAAATATCTGTTGTATTGGAGCTGGCTATGTAGGAGGTCCTACCATGGCCGTTATTGCACAAAAGTGTCCTAAAATACAGGTTACTGTAGTAGACATTAATGAAAAAAGGATCGCCGCCTGGAATGATGAGGATGTAAATAATATTCCAATATACGAACCAGGACTTTCAGATATCGTTAAGGAAGCAAGAGGAAGAAATTTATTTTTTTCCACAGATGTTGACGGTGCAATAGAGAAAGCCGACATGATTTTCATTTCGGTTAATACACCAACCAAAACTTATGGTATTGGTAAAGGAATGGCGGCAGATTTAAAATATATCGAGCTTTGTGCAAGACAAATAGCCAGAGTTGCCAAGAATGATAAAATTGTTATTGAAAAATCAACTTTACCAGTTCGAACCGCTGCTGCCTTAAAAGAGATCCTCGATAATACAAGCAATGGCGTTAAATTTCAAATCCTTTCAAATCCTGAATTCTTAGCAGAAGGTACAGCGGTAGAAGATCTTATGGCTCCGGACAGGGTTCTTATTGGAGGAGATATAGACACAGCCGAAGGTAGGGATGCTATGCAGGCATTAGTGAAAGTATATTCCAGCTGGGTTCCCAGGGAGAATATTTTGACTACGAATGTTTGGTCTTCTGAATTATCTAAACTTACAGCAAATGCTTTTCTTGCTCAAAGGGTTTCCAGTATTAATGCGATGAGTGAATTGTGCGAAAAGACTGGGGCTGACGTTAATGAGGTCGCTAAAGCAGTTGGTATGGACTCTCGAATAGGTTCAAAATTTCTAAAATCTTCTGTTGGATTTGGTGGATCTTGTTTCCAGAAAGATATTCTTAATCTGGTCTATATTTCAAAAAGTTTTGGCTTAAATGAAGTGGCCGATTACTGGGAACAGGTAATAACAATGAATGATCATCAAAAAAGAAGATTTGCAGCAAAAATTGTTCAAACTCTTTTTAATACTGTCGCCGGAAAAAAAATAGCCATGTTAGGTTGGGCCTTTAAAAAAGATACTAATGATACCCGTGAATCTGCCGCAATTTATGTAGCAGATTACTTACTTAATGAGCAGGCAGAAATTGTAGTGTATGATCCAAAAGTGAGGGCAGAGCAAATTTATGCTGATCTTGATTATCTGGGAACCAGGAGTGAAGCGGAGAATCGCAATCTCCTTAAGGTTGTATCTACTCCTCAACAAGCTTGTGAAGAGGCACATGCTATTGCGGTTTTAACTGAGTGGGATGAATTTAAAAACCTTGAGTGGGAAAATATCTATAAAAATATGTTAAAACCTGCCTTTTTGTTTGATGGTAGAAGGCTTCTCAATAAAAAAGAATTGGATAATTTAGGTTTTGAAACCTTTGTAATAGGTAACTAA
- the cysQ gene encoding 3'(2'),5'-bisphosphate nucleotidase CysQ gives MKNKELILAMKAAFAGGEEIMKIYNSGEFEIVQKTDNSPLTIADKNANEVILSFLKETTIPVISEENKELPYDQRKKWSKCWIVDPLDGTKEFIKKNGEFTVNIALIENNKPVLGVIYIPVTETMYFANVKENKSYRVKLKKEENMELALSRADELHPSNNKNKIRVVGSRSHMNTETMDYIDSLKKTSGKEIEIVSKGSSLKFCLVAEGLAEVYPRFAPTMEWDTAAGQAICEAVGIKVIDKTTSEPMLYNRENLLNNYFLVSNLG, from the coding sequence ATGAAAAATAAAGAATTAATTTTAGCAATGAAAGCGGCTTTTGCTGGAGGAGAAGAGATCATGAAGATCTACAATAGTGGTGAATTTGAGATAGTTCAAAAAACTGATAATTCTCCTTTAACAATAGCAGATAAAAATGCTAATGAGGTAATTCTTTCTTTTCTTAAAGAAACAACTATACCTGTTATAAGTGAAGAAAATAAGGAGCTGCCTTATGATCAAAGGAAAAAGTGGAGTAAATGTTGGATTGTAGATCCGCTTGATGGAACTAAAGAGTTTATTAAGAAAAATGGAGAATTTACTGTAAATATAGCACTTATTGAAAATAATAAACCCGTGCTGGGAGTAATTTATATTCCTGTAACGGAAACTATGTATTTTGCAAATGTTAAGGAAAACAAAAGTTACAGGGTTAAATTGAAAAAGGAAGAGAATATGGAATTAGCTTTATCTCGTGCAGATGAGTTACATCCTTCCAATAATAAGAACAAGATAAGAGTGGTTGGTAGTAGGTCCCATATGAACACTGAGACTATGGATTATATTGACTCGTTAAAAAAAACCTCTGGTAAAGAAATAGAAATAGTCTCAAAAGGGAGTTCATTAAAATTTTGCCTCGTTGCTGAAGGATTGGCAGAGGTTTATCCTCGTTTTGCCCCTACAATGGAGTGGGACACAGCTGCAGGTCAGGCTATTTGTGAAGCAGTTGGCATTAAAGTTATTGATAAAACTACGTCTGAACCAATGCTTTATAATAGAGAGAATCTATTAAACAACTATTTTTTAGTTTCTAATCTTGGGTAA
- a CDS encoding DUF2061 domain-containing protein, producing the protein MVGTIDTILLSWFVTGNPLTGLKIGLAEVITKMLLYYFHERFWFNVKAGVTKNGDSRKRHLAKTVTWRIVGTIDTMILAWIISGDPMVGLQVGIAEVITKMVLYYLHERVWYKIDFGLENRRKD; encoded by the coding sequence ATGGTAGGAACCATTGACACAATTCTTTTGTCATGGTTTGTAACAGGAAATCCTTTGACCGGGTTAAAAATTGGATTAGCAGAGGTAATAACTAAGATGCTGCTTTATTATTTCCACGAGCGTTTTTGGTTTAATGTTAAGGCAGGTGTAACTAAAAATGGTGATAGTAGGAAAAGGCATTTGGCTAAAACTGTGACTTGGCGAATTGTTGGTACTATAGATACTATGATTTTGGCTTGGATAATTTCCGGTGATCCTATGGTTGGTTTACAGGTAGGTATAGCAGAGGTAATTACGAAAATGGTTCTTTACTACCTACATGAGAGAGTTTGGTATAAAATAGATTTCGGTCTTGAGAACAGGAGAAAGGATTAA
- the cysC gene encoding adenylyl-sulfate kinase, with translation MSSNITGHSFHINRAARNDLKGHSSFVVWFTGLSGSGKSTLSNAIEVALINKRVHTYSLDGDNIRLGLNKGLGFQREDRRENLRRIAEVARLFVDSGVVVLASFVSPLQKDRDLIRNIIGDDDYVEVFVNTPIEECEKRDVKGLYKKARAGEISNFTGIDAPYESPVNPDIEIDGKTESIEESEKIILQYLSKKLDIKEHE, from the coding sequence ATGAGCAGTAACATTACAGGACATAGTTTTCATATTAACAGAGCTGCGAGAAATGATTTAAAGGGTCACAGTTCTTTTGTGGTATGGTTTACAGGCCTGTCTGGATCTGGCAAGTCTACACTTTCCAACGCTATAGAGGTTGCTCTTATAAACAAAAGGGTCCATACCTATAGCCTGGATGGTGATAATATCAGGTTAGGACTTAATAAAGGTTTAGGTTTTCAAAGAGAAGATAGAAGAGAAAATCTGCGAAGGATTGCCGAAGTTGCCAGGCTTTTTGTAGATTCGGGAGTTGTGGTGCTGGCATCATTTGTTTCACCTTTGCAAAAAGACAGAGATTTAATACGGAATATAATTGGCGACGATGATTATGTTGAGGTTTTTGTGAATACACCAATTGAAGAATGTGAAAAAAGAGATGTTAAGGGATTGTATAAGAAAGCAAGAGCAGGAGAAATCTCTAATTTTACTGGGATAGATGCCCCTTATGAATCACCCGTGAATCCAGATATAGAAATTGATGGTAAAACAGAAAGTATAGAAGAATCAGAAAAAATTATACTTCAATATCTCTCTAAAAAATTAGACATAAAAGAACATGAATAA
- the cysD gene encoding sulfate adenylyltransferase subunit CysD, which produces MNKYYLNYLDELESEAIYILREVWAQFERPVILFSGGKDSILVTHLAKKAFFPSKIPFALVHVDTSHNFPETMEFRDQLVRELGVELIVGSVQESIDRGRVAEEKGKSATRNALQITTLLDTIEEHKIDCAIGGGRRDEEKARAKERFFSHRDDFGQWDPKNQRPELWNLLNGKHFEGEHFRAFPISNWTEMDVWNYIKRENISIPSLYLAHRREVVWRNNSWIPVSEHLTLDEGERVETKNIRFRTLGDITITGGIESEANTLEKIALEVAAMKKTERGDRSDDKRSETAMEDRKRQGYF; this is translated from the coding sequence ATGAATAAGTATTACCTTAATTACCTCGACGAGTTAGAATCTGAAGCAATTTATATCCTCCGGGAAGTTTGGGCTCAGTTTGAAAGACCCGTTATTCTTTTTTCCGGAGGAAAAGATTCCATTCTTGTAACACACCTTGCAAAAAAAGCTTTTTTTCCAAGTAAAATTCCTTTTGCATTAGTTCACGTAGATACTAGTCATAATTTTCCAGAGACAATGGAATTTCGGGATCAATTAGTAAGAGAATTAGGTGTGGAATTAATTGTGGGATCTGTGCAGGAATCGATTGATCGAGGAAGGGTAGCCGAAGAAAAAGGAAAAAGTGCTACCCGAAATGCTCTTCAAATCACCACTCTTCTTGATACTATTGAAGAACATAAAATCGACTGTGCTATAGGTGGAGGACGTCGCGATGAAGAAAAGGCCCGTGCGAAAGAACGTTTTTTCTCCCACAGGGATGATTTTGGACAGTGGGATCCAAAAAATCAAAGACCGGAGTTATGGAATTTGTTGAATGGAAAACATTTTGAAGGTGAACATTTCAGAGCCTTTCCTATTAGCAACTGGACAGAAATGGATGTTTGGAATTATATTAAAAGAGAAAATATAAGCATTCCATCTCTTTACCTGGCGCACCGACGGGAAGTAGTATGGAGGAATAATTCGTGGATACCGGTTTCTGAACATCTTACTTTGGATGAAGGTGAGAGAGTAGAAACAAAAAATATAAGATTTAGAACTTTGGGAGACATTACAATTACCGGAGGAATAGAATCTGAAGCAAATACTCTGGAGAAAATTGCTCTTGAAGTAGCAGCGATGAAGAAGACGGAAAGAGGTGATAGATCTGATGATAAAAGATCTGAAACAGCAATGGAGGACCGGAAGAGACAGGGTTATTTCTAG